The proteins below are encoded in one region of Methylobacillus flagellatus KT:
- a CDS encoding DUF3106 domain-containing protein, whose translation MVKAAIATGLFLFTLAAAAETELQEPSWAQLTESQRKVLAPLAQEWDILRPWQREKMLDIARDYSKMTPEQQQRVQRRLTHWSRMTPYERENARKKYQAYKNMTPEQKAALRKKWEEYQRLPEAKREALRRENPDIDTGLEDLD comes from the coding sequence ATGGTTAAAGCAGCAATAGCAACAGGCCTGTTCTTGTTCACACTGGCGGCGGCCGCCGAAACGGAACTACAAGAGCCTAGTTGGGCGCAACTGACGGAAAGCCAGCGCAAGGTGCTGGCACCTCTGGCGCAGGAATGGGACATTCTCAGGCCGTGGCAGCGTGAGAAAATGCTGGATATTGCACGCGACTACTCCAAGATGACGCCCGAGCAACAACAACGTGTGCAAAGGCGCCTGACGCACTGGAGCCGGATGACGCCCTACGAACGGGAGAATGCGCGCAAGAAATACCAGGCGTATAAAAACATGACCCCCGAACAGAAAGCGGCATTGCGCAAGAAGTGGGAAGAGTATCAGCGCCTGCCAGAAGCCAAGCGCGAGGCACTGCGCCGCGAAAACCCCGATATTGATACCGGTCTGGAAGATCTGGACTGA
- the lptG gene encoding LPS export ABC transporter permease LptG, with translation MKLLNRYLAQEIVSSIMLIMLALLAMFSFFDLIQELESLGKGNYGISKVLLYVLLSAPGHVYEVVPVAVLVGTMYALGQFSRYSELIILRVSGISIRKIAFSLLRVGLVFAVITFLVGELIAPMSEKAAQRIRIQATDSVVAQDFRSGLWVKDGNSFVNVQNVMPDASLMDIHIYEFDNEFRLRTISNAKEGSFDGNSWNLHQVTQTHFEEQKIRTNVFQEATWQSLIRPELLNVLLVVPEKMSAWNLYFYINHLASNKQKTSRHQIALWSKMIYPLACLVMVILALPFGFLQQRSSSASTKIFSGIMLGIVYQVLNRVFVHLGLLNDWSPLFSAVMPTLLFMAAGIFMLYWVERR, from the coding sequence ATGAAATTACTCAACCGCTATCTCGCACAGGAAATCGTCTCCAGCATCATGCTGATCATGCTGGCCCTGCTCGCGATGTTTTCCTTTTTCGATCTTATTCAAGAGCTGGAAAGCCTGGGCAAGGGCAATTACGGTATCAGCAAGGTACTGCTGTATGTACTGCTTAGTGCGCCAGGGCATGTCTACGAAGTGGTACCCGTGGCCGTGCTGGTCGGTACCATGTACGCGCTCGGCCAGTTCTCGCGCTATTCAGAACTCATCATCTTGCGTGTGAGCGGCATTTCCATCCGCAAGATCGCATTTTCCCTGTTGCGCGTGGGATTGGTGTTTGCCGTGATTACCTTTCTCGTCGGAGAGCTGATTGCTCCAATGAGCGAAAAGGCTGCGCAACGCATCCGCATCCAGGCGACGGACTCCGTGGTGGCACAGGATTTCCGCTCGGGCCTGTGGGTCAAGGATGGCAATAGCTTTGTGAACGTGCAGAATGTGATGCCGGATGCCTCCCTGATGGACATCCATATTTACGAATTCGACAACGAATTCCGGTTGCGCACCATCAGCAATGCGAAAGAAGGCAGCTTTGATGGCAATAGCTGGAATCTGCACCAAGTGACGCAGACCCATTTTGAAGAGCAGAAAATCCGCACCAATGTGTTCCAGGAAGCCACCTGGCAGTCCCTGATCCGCCCAGAGCTGTTGAATGTGCTGCTGGTCGTGCCGGAAAAAATGTCGGCCTGGAACCTGTATTTCTACATCAACCACCTAGCGAGCAATAAGCAGAAAACCTCACGCCACCAGATTGCGCTCTGGTCCAAGATGATCTACCCGCTTGCATGCCTGGTCATGGTCATCCTAGCGCTGCCGTTCGGGTTCCTGCAGCAGCGTTCAAGTTCGGCTAGCACCAAGATTTTTTCCGGCATCATGCTGGGTATTGTCTATCAGGTATTGAACCGGGTATTCGTGCATCTTGGCCTGCTCAATGACTGGTCTCCCTTGTTCAGCGCCGTCATGCCGACATTGCTGTTCATGGCAGCCGGCATCTTCATGTTGTACTGGGTGGAACGCAGGTAG
- the lptF gene encoding LPS export ABC transporter permease LptF, with the protein MLFKRSLLQELVTTAIGGFLVLFGIVIAQRVAYYIGVAAKGSLASDAINTLLGFSMLKFLPMMLSLTLFLAVLLTLSRWHRDSEMVVWFSAGQGLSSWIRPVLTFGLPVIVVIALLSLFVTPWATGKGAEFRDQLKSRDELASISPGVFKESRHADRVFFVESFDELGNIVKNIFVQSMQHQKLGIIVAARGHRETAENGDDFLVMQNGRRYEGTPNTAEYSITEFERYAIRIEPAEVQQQPPNTQSKNSLELFNEHSPDSIAELQWRLAIPISAFVLILLAIPLSFVDPRSGRSANLMMALLIYIVYNNLLSIMQAWLSQGKVPAMVGLWPVHAFFLLLTFWMFYRRLFQLPFLPRLWRK; encoded by the coding sequence ATGCTCTTCAAACGTTCACTGCTGCAAGAGCTAGTCACCACTGCCATCGGCGGCTTTCTGGTGCTGTTCGGCATTGTCATCGCCCAGCGCGTCGCCTATTACATTGGCGTTGCCGCCAAGGGCAGCCTTGCTAGCGATGCCATCAATACATTGCTGGGCTTCAGCATGCTGAAGTTCCTGCCGATGATGCTTTCGCTCACGCTGTTCCTCGCCGTGCTGTTGACGCTGTCGCGCTGGCACCGCGACAGCGAAATGGTCGTCTGGTTCAGCGCCGGCCAAGGACTCTCCAGTTGGATCCGGCCAGTCCTGACATTCGGCCTGCCTGTCATCGTCGTCATTGCCTTGCTCAGCCTGTTCGTCACGCCCTGGGCGACCGGCAAGGGAGCAGAGTTCCGCGACCAGCTGAAAAGCCGCGATGAGCTTGCCTCTATCAGTCCCGGCGTCTTCAAGGAGTCGCGTCATGCTGACCGTGTGTTCTTTGTGGAAAGCTTCGACGAGCTGGGCAACATCGTCAAGAACATCTTCGTACAATCCATGCAGCACCAGAAGCTCGGCATCATTGTGGCTGCCCGCGGCCATCGTGAAACGGCAGAGAACGGGGACGACTTCCTGGTCATGCAGAATGGCCGCCGCTATGAAGGCACGCCCAATACTGCCGAGTATTCGATCACGGAATTCGAGCGTTACGCGATCCGTATCGAGCCTGCCGAAGTGCAGCAGCAGCCCCCCAATACACAGTCGAAAAACAGTCTGGAGCTTTTCAATGAGCATAGTCCCGACAGCATTGCGGAACTACAGTGGCGCCTTGCCATTCCGATTTCGGCATTCGTACTGATCCTGCTGGCCATCCCACTGAGCTTTGTCGACCCCCGTTCCGGACGTTCGGCCAACCTGATGATGGCGCTGTTGATCTACATCGTTTACAACAACCTGCTCAGCATCATGCAGGCGTGGCTCTCACAAGGCAAAGTGCCGGCAATGGTTGGCCTGTGGCCCGTTCATGCATTTTTCCTGTTGCTGACATTCTGGATGTTTTACCGTCGTTTGTTCCAGTTACCTTTCCTGCCGCGCTTGTGGCGCAAATAG